One part of the Vibrio hyugaensis genome encodes these proteins:
- a CDS encoding catalase: protein MSKKLTTAAGCPVAHNQNVMTAGPRGPQLLQDVWFLEKLAHFDREVIPERRMHAKGSGAYGTFTVTHDITKYTRAKIFSDIGKKTELFARFTTVAGERGAADAERDIRGFALKFYTEEGNWDLVGNNTPVFFLRDPLKFPDLNHAVKRDPRTNMRSSTNNWDFWTSLPEAFHQVTIVMSDRGIPASYRHMHGFGSHTFSFINAENERYWVKFHFKTQQGIKNLTDQEAEAIVGKDRESHHRDLYEAIERQDFPKWKMYVQIMPELEADEVNFNPFDLTRVWSQKDYPLIPVGEFELNRNPENFYAEVEQSAFNPAAVVPGIGFSPDKMLQGRLFAYGDAQRYRLGVNHHQIPVNAPRCPVHSYHRDGAMRVDGNFGSTLGYEPNYKQEWAEQPDYSEPPLRINGNADHYDHRVDEDYFSQAGDLFRLMSEEQRQTLFDNTARAMDGVPEFIQQRHVQHAYQADEAYGKGLEIALGLNK, encoded by the coding sequence ATGAGCAAGAAATTGACTACAGCAGCAGGTTGCCCTGTCGCACATAACCAAAACGTTATGACTGCAGGTCCTCGTGGCCCTCAACTATTACAAGACGTTTGGTTCCTTGAAAAATTGGCACACTTTGACCGCGAAGTGATCCCAGAGCGTCGTATGCACGCAAAAGGTTCTGGTGCTTACGGTACGTTCACAGTAACGCACGACATCACAAAATACACTCGCGCTAAGATCTTCTCTGACATCGGCAAAAAAACAGAACTATTCGCTCGCTTCACTACTGTAGCTGGTGAGCGCGGTGCAGCAGACGCAGAACGCGACATCCGTGGTTTCGCACTAAAATTCTACACTGAAGAAGGTAACTGGGACTTGGTTGGTAACAACACACCCGTATTCTTCCTACGTGACCCACTAAAATTCCCAGACCTAAACCACGCAGTAAAACGCGACCCTCGCACTAACATGCGTAGCTCTACCAACAACTGGGATTTCTGGACATCACTACCAGAAGCATTCCACCAAGTGACTATCGTAATGAGTGACCGTGGTATCCCAGCGTCTTACCGTCATATGCATGGTTTTGGTAGCCACACATTCAGCTTCATCAACGCAGAAAACGAGCGTTACTGGGTGAAATTCCACTTCAAAACTCAGCAAGGCATCAAAAACCTAACTGACCAAGAAGCAGAAGCAATCGTAGGTAAAGACCGCGAAAGCCATCACCGTGACCTTTACGAAGCGATTGAACGTCAAGACTTCCCTAAATGGAAGATGTACGTACAGATCATGCCTGAGCTAGAAGCGGATGAAGTCAACTTCAACCCATTCGACCTTACACGTGTATGGTCTCAAAAAGACTACCCACTGATCCCAGTTGGTGAGTTTGAACTGAACCGTAACCCAGAAAACTTCTACGCAGAAGTTGAGCAATCAGCGTTCAACCCAGCTGCAGTAGTACCTGGTATCGGCTTCTCTCCAGATAAGATGCTGCAAGGTCGTTTGTTCGCTTACGGTGATGCTCAACGTTACCGTCTAGGTGTGAACCATCATCAAATCCCTGTGAACGCACCTCGTTGTCCTGTTCACAGCTATCATCGCGATGGCGCAATGCGTGTTGATGGCAACTTTGGTTCAACACTAGGTTACGAGCCAAACTACAAACAAGAATGGGCAGAGCAACCAGATTACTCTGAGCCACCTCTACGCATCAACGGCAACGCTGATCACTACGATCACCGTGTAGACGAAGACTACTTCAGTCAAGCGGGTGACCTATTCCGTCTGATGAGCGAAGAGCAACGTCAAACTCTGTTCGACAACACAGCTCGCGCAATGGACGGTGTGCCAGAGTTCATCCAACAGCGCCACGTTCAACATGCATACCAAGCGGACGAAGCGTACGGCAAAGGTCTTGAGATTGCACTAGGCTTAAACAAGTAA
- a CDS encoding NAD(P)-dependent oxidoreductase encodes MEKLRVAFIGLGVMGYPMAGYLSKAGFETKVYNRTKAKADKWAEEYQGVACETPREAAEGCDIVFTCVGNDDDVRSVVYGEEGILVGLKADAVLVDHTTTSADLAVELAEACVKYGNHFIDAPVSGGQAGAENGVLTIMCGGEQSIFDRVSPAMDVYAKQMTLLGENGQGQRCKMVNQICIGGVLQGLSEALLLAQKSGLDIAQVVETLKHGAAGSWQMENRANTMAEDKFGFGFAIDWMRKDLGFCLQEAERVGLELPLTKKVDEQYADLQRDGLGRMDTSVLIKAVAKNQ; translated from the coding sequence ATGGAAAAACTAAGAGTAGCATTTATTGGTCTGGGTGTGATGGGATACCCAATGGCTGGTTACCTAAGTAAAGCGGGCTTTGAAACCAAAGTATACAACCGCACAAAAGCGAAAGCCGACAAATGGGCTGAAGAATACCAAGGCGTGGCTTGTGAAACACCACGTGAAGCGGCAGAAGGCTGTGACATTGTTTTTACCTGTGTGGGTAATGATGATGACGTTCGTAGCGTTGTTTACGGTGAAGAAGGCATTCTGGTTGGCTTGAAAGCGGATGCAGTGTTAGTGGACCACACAACGACTTCTGCAGACCTAGCGGTTGAGCTGGCTGAAGCGTGTGTTAAGTACGGCAATCACTTCATTGATGCGCCAGTTTCTGGTGGTCAAGCGGGCGCAGAAAATGGTGTTCTAACCATCATGTGTGGTGGTGAACAAAGCATTTTTGATCGTGTCTCTCCAGCGATGGATGTGTACGCGAAGCAGATGACGCTACTGGGTGAAAACGGTCAGGGTCAACGCTGTAAGATGGTAAACCAAATCTGTATTGGTGGCGTTTTACAAGGTCTGAGTGAAGCTTTGCTGCTGGCACAAAAATCAGGCTTGGACATCGCTCAAGTTGTAGAAACGTTGAAGCACGGCGCTGCAGGTTCATGGCAGATGGAGAACCGCGCAAATACGATGGCGGAAGATAAGTTCGGCTTTGGCTTCGCTATTGATTGGATGCGCAAAGACTTGGGTTTCTGTCTGCAAGAAGCAGAGCGAGTGGGTCTAGAGCTTCCACTGACTAAGAAAGTGGATGAGCAATACGCAGACCTTCAACGAGATGGTTTAGGTCGCATGGATACATCAGTACTGATCAAAGCGGTCGCTAAAAATCAGTAG
- a CDS encoding DoxX family protein, whose protein sequence is MVFIQGLLVAFFLFASSVKIIGWVKPIFEPQLAFFHKYGLNRAAMFLVGLVEVTGAILMLIGLLSTNNLLSAIGASFIVFTSVGAMFFHFRFDTWKDAIPSMVTLLLSLLVASPLIEFVALI, encoded by the coding sequence ATGGTGTTTATTCAAGGGTTGTTAGTCGCGTTTTTCTTGTTTGCCAGTTCGGTCAAAATCATCGGTTGGGTGAAGCCGATTTTTGAGCCACAGCTCGCTTTCTTTCATAAATATGGGTTGAATCGTGCCGCTATGTTTTTGGTTGGACTGGTTGAGGTGACGGGTGCAATTTTGATGTTAATTGGCTTGTTATCGACGAACAACTTGTTAAGTGCGATAGGTGCAAGTTTTATTGTTTTCACCTCCGTTGGTGCGATGTTTTTCCATTTTCGTTTTGATACTTGGAAAGATGCGATTCCGTCAATGGTGACGCTTTTATTATCACTTTTGGTGGCTTCGCCTTTAATTGAGTTTGTTGCGCTTATTTAA
- a CDS encoding LysR family transcriptional regulator, giving the protein MDKFDCLKVFSRVAQLGSFTAAANELNTTQSAVSKKIAWLESEVGITLFHRHARAISLTSGGKQYLELAQTLTEQIDSFESQLRQEQASVSGELKLSVPSAFSVRLLSAPLNEFLNQHPELSVDVSVSDKFVDLVEGNVDIAIRAAYLKDSGLKARWLMDNELVYFASPSYLDMRAPILSANDLSTHCCLTYSLSNPSNLWRFNDGNETIKVKVKEQVRSDSPEMLMQMAKLGQGIAAMPKWMVEQELNDGELIQVLTQYQSVKLPMYLVYKDSEYQPQRIRTFIDFLIKHFSEG; this is encoded by the coding sequence ATGGATAAATTTGATTGTTTGAAAGTCTTTTCTCGTGTCGCTCAGTTAGGTTCATTTACTGCCGCGGCTAACGAGCTCAATACCACTCAGAGTGCGGTGAGCAAGAAGATCGCTTGGCTTGAGAGTGAAGTCGGCATCACCTTGTTTCATCGTCATGCTCGCGCTATCAGCTTAACTTCTGGTGGAAAACAATATCTCGAATTGGCACAGACACTCACAGAACAAATTGATTCCTTCGAGTCGCAGCTTAGACAAGAACAAGCGTCGGTCTCTGGCGAGCTCAAGCTTTCAGTGCCGAGTGCGTTTAGCGTTCGCTTGTTATCTGCGCCACTGAATGAGTTTCTCAACCAACATCCAGAGCTTAGCGTTGATGTGTCGGTTTCGGATAAGTTTGTCGATTTAGTTGAAGGCAATGTTGATATCGCGATTCGTGCCGCCTACCTAAAAGACTCGGGTTTAAAAGCGCGCTGGTTGATGGATAACGAATTGGTTTACTTCGCGTCTCCCAGTTACCTCGACATGCGCGCTCCTATTCTCAGTGCTAACGATTTGAGTACGCACTGTTGCTTAACCTACTCACTCTCCAATCCGTCTAACTTGTGGCGTTTCAACGATGGTAATGAAACCATTAAAGTCAAAGTGAAAGAGCAGGTTCGAAGCGATAGCCCTGAGATGCTGATGCAAATGGCAAAGCTAGGGCAAGGCATCGCTGCAATGCCAAAATGGATGGTAGAACAAGAGCTCAACGATGGTGAGTTAATTCAAGTATTAACTCAATATCAATCAGTTAAGCTACCAATGTACTTGGTTTACAAAGATAGTGAGTACCAACCTCAGCGCATTCGCACTTTTATTGATTTCTTGATTAAGCACTTTTCTGAGGGATAA
- a CDS encoding fructose-specific PTS transporter subunit EIIC, producing the protein MDILNLIEPETICLDLQAQTKDEALKELVELLDAAGKLTSKSQFLADIWKREEIGNTGFDEGIAIPHAKSNAVAKPAVAVGISRKGIDYGADDGELSDVFFMLASPDGDDHHHIEVLAQISTKIIEDGFVNKLKAAESVEEARELLTDIQSNANDSGIDPLEFASEPLSPWAQKLGRMKEHLLFGTSHMIPFIVAGGVLLSLSVMISGHGGVPEEGILADIAEMGIAGLTLFTAVLGGYIAYSIADKPGLAPGMIGSWIAVSHYNTGFLGAIVVGFFAGFVVWLLKKIQLPDSMSSLGSIFIYPLVGTFVTCGAVMWVIGSPIASAMTTMNDVLTGMAGSGKVMLGTVLGAMTAFDMGGPINKVATLFAQTQVNTQPWLMGGVGIAICTPPLGMALATFLSPSKFKRDEREAGKAAGIMGMIGISEGAIPFAAGDPARVLPAIVAGGIVGNVIGFMFHVINHAPWGGWIVLPVVDGKIGYIVGTIAGSFTTALIVIALKKTVTEDDSPVGQSQAYTSVQGEGEADILAVTSCPSGVAHTFLAAKSLEKAACALGIKIKVETQGANGIINRITDKDIAKARFVIFAHDVAIKEPERFRKMKVLDVSTKDAMLNAAALLQAKRIP; encoded by the coding sequence ATGGACATATTAAACCTTATTGAGCCGGAAACCATTTGCTTGGATTTGCAGGCTCAAACCAAAGATGAAGCGCTCAAAGAGCTCGTCGAATTGTTGGACGCGGCGGGCAAGCTCACTAGCAAAAGTCAGTTCTTGGCGGACATTTGGAAACGAGAAGAGATTGGCAATACCGGCTTTGACGAGGGTATTGCCATTCCTCACGCCAAAAGTAATGCAGTCGCTAAACCCGCAGTCGCAGTGGGCATCAGCCGAAAAGGGATTGATTACGGCGCTGATGACGGCGAACTGTCTGACGTATTTTTTATGCTGGCTTCTCCGGATGGGGATGACCATCATCACATCGAAGTCTTGGCACAAATTTCCACCAAAATCATTGAAGATGGTTTCGTCAATAAGTTAAAAGCGGCGGAGTCAGTTGAGGAAGCGCGCGAGCTACTTACTGATATTCAATCAAACGCGAATGACTCTGGTATCGACCCTTTGGAATTTGCGTCTGAGCCACTCAGCCCTTGGGCGCAAAAGCTCGGCAGAATGAAGGAACACTTGCTGTTTGGCACCTCACATATGATTCCGTTTATTGTCGCGGGCGGCGTGTTGTTGTCTCTGTCTGTGATGATTTCAGGGCATGGTGGCGTTCCGGAAGAGGGGATACTGGCAGATATCGCTGAGATGGGTATCGCAGGTTTGACGCTGTTTACCGCGGTATTGGGTGGTTACATTGCCTATTCGATTGCGGATAAGCCGGGTCTGGCTCCGGGTATGATTGGCTCATGGATTGCGGTTAGTCACTACAACACCGGCTTCTTGGGCGCGATTGTGGTCGGATTTTTCGCCGGCTTTGTGGTTTGGCTGCTGAAGAAGATTCAATTGCCGGACAGCATGAGTTCGCTCGGCTCGATCTTTATCTACCCACTGGTTGGTACGTTTGTCACCTGTGGCGCTGTGATGTGGGTGATCGGCTCACCGATCGCCAGCGCAATGACAACCATGAACGATGTGCTTACGGGTATGGCGGGCTCAGGTAAAGTGATGTTGGGCACTGTACTGGGTGCAATGACTGCGTTTGACATGGGCGGCCCCATCAACAAAGTGGCGACCTTGTTTGCTCAGACACAGGTGAATACTCAGCCGTGGTTGATGGGTGGTGTCGGTATTGCGATCTGTACCCCACCTCTGGGCATGGCGTTAGCGACTTTCCTATCGCCAAGTAAATTTAAACGTGATGAGCGTGAGGCCGGTAAAGCGGCGGGCATCATGGGTATGATTGGCATCAGCGAAGGGGCGATTCCGTTTGCAGCCGGTGACCCAGCACGCGTACTGCCTGCGATTGTTGCTGGTGGCATTGTCGGTAACGTCATTGGTTTTATGTTCCATGTAATTAATCACGCTCCGTGGGGCGGCTGGATTGTACTGCCAGTTGTAGACGGGAAGATTGGCTACATTGTTGGCACAATCGCAGGCTCGTTTACCACAGCATTGATTGTTATTGCGCTTAAGAAGACAGTCACAGAAGACGACAGTCCGGTTGGTCAATCTCAAGCTTATACGTCTGTGCAAGGCGAGGGCGAAGCAGACATTCTTGCCGTGACGTCTTGTCCATCAGGTGTTGCGCACACCTTCTTAGCGGCGAAGTCATTAGAAAAAGCTGCCTGTGCGTTAGGCATTAAGATCAAGGTCGAAACGCAAGGTGCGAACGGCATCATTAACCGAATCACTGACAAAGATATCGCCAAGGCGAGGTTTGTTATCTTCGCTCACGATGTCGCCATCAAAGAGCCGGAACGCTTTAGAAAAATGAAGGTATTGGATGTCAGCACTAAAGACGCGATGCTAAATGCAGCAGCACTGTTGCAGGCGAAAAGAATCCCTTAA
- a CDS encoding PTS fructose transporter subunit IIB has protein sequence MKIVAVTACPTGIAHTYMAADALMKAAPKHNVQIKVETQGAMGIENQLTPHDIAQADRVLIVSDIEIEQPARFEGTNKVQIPIEDVLLNVDKVFLVHCR, from the coding sequence ATGAAAATCGTAGCGGTGACAGCGTGCCCTACAGGCATCGCTCATACTTATATGGCGGCAGATGCTCTAATGAAAGCTGCGCCTAAGCATAACGTACAAATTAAGGTCGAGACGCAAGGTGCGATGGGTATTGAGAATCAGCTCACTCCCCACGACATTGCACAGGCGGATCGTGTCTTAATTGTGTCCGATATTGAGATTGAGCAACCAGCCCGCTTTGAAGGCACCAACAAAGTCCAAATCCCAATTGAAGATGTGTTACTCAATGTCGATAAAGTGTTCCTCGTGCACTGTCGATGA
- a CDS encoding PTS sugar transporter subunit IIA, with product MNEYQITFFVDDINASAHVAQPLNRVAKKFKSTIHIINITQNRIAELTKSVAVLQVGLQQGDLCQITAIGIDAELACFVIKDIIAENFTVVGSHINYEFSSQLAERLPQICPPCEIQWHYAKAHTELTKFECLKGLAQLIHPIHPDELILAFIKREERSSTAVTPGIALPHVMFEGVDHISVAVIANEIPMDWASKMGEVHLAIALVMPAKPTREHIIAATNLTRNLLTDQMAERLLLTKSSVDLQALLMYAMSRLLA from the coding sequence ATGAACGAATACCAAATCACCTTTTTTGTCGACGATATTAATGCTAGTGCTCACGTAGCGCAGCCCCTCAATCGCGTCGCCAAAAAGTTCAAAAGCACCATACACATCATCAACATAACCCAAAACCGCATCGCTGAACTCACCAAGTCAGTCGCGGTTTTACAGGTCGGCTTGCAGCAAGGCGACCTGTGCCAAATCACTGCCATCGGTATTGATGCCGAGCTTGCCTGTTTCGTTATCAAAGACATCATTGCTGAGAACTTTACCGTTGTGGGCTCCCACATTAATTACGAATTCTCAAGCCAACTTGCAGAGCGACTTCCCCAGATTTGCCCACCTTGTGAAATCCAATGGCATTACGCCAAAGCGCACACTGAACTCACCAAGTTCGAGTGCTTGAAAGGGCTAGCTCAGCTTATTCATCCGATTCACCCAGACGAACTCATTCTCGCCTTTATCAAACGCGAAGAACGCTCCTCGACCGCAGTAACACCGGGCATTGCCCTGCCCCACGTCATGTTCGAAGGTGTGGACCACATTTCTGTCGCGGTTATCGCGAACGAGATTCCAATGGATTGGGCATCCAAAATGGGTGAAGTGCATCTTGCTATAGCACTAGTAATGCCAGCGAAGCCCACACGCGAGCACATCATCGCGGCAACCAACTTAACTCGTAACCTGCTGACCGACCAAATGGCTGAACGTTTACTGCTAACAAAAAGCAGCGTCGACTTGCAGGCGCTTCTGATGTACGCCATGTCGAGGCTGCTTGCTTAG
- a CDS encoding helix-turn-helix transcriptional regulator: MIFHDLISSVLNEREPFHNIWFAGDFHTPPEFSYQVNFPRLELVLSGEYINEMESHDRKVTHIVAKTGDAIFIPPNCWNKPDWDTDCSVLSILFGRRQLGLSLVSKRKGEASFYDIQKHSIQTRSGFAIDNILEALSSLARECNKKPMDELLLQALLQYAKSMLDAPIETQAHSRVQDLYQGICIYIQENFHRPITRDSIASRFSISSNHLSRLFRQQGHMTLADYITWVRVDRAKFMLKKYNFKLNEVSVRCGFKDVNYFCRVFKNRTGRTPTEYRGSI; this comes from the coding sequence ATGATTTTTCATGATTTGATTTCATCAGTATTAAACGAGCGAGAACCATTCCACAATATATGGTTTGCTGGTGATTTTCATACACCACCTGAATTTAGCTATCAGGTTAACTTCCCTCGATTAGAATTGGTCTTATCTGGTGAATATATTAATGAAATGGAAAGTCATGATCGCAAAGTGACGCATATCGTGGCGAAAACCGGTGATGCGATATTTATTCCGCCTAACTGTTGGAATAAACCTGACTGGGATACAGATTGCTCGGTATTAAGTATTCTCTTCGGTCGCCGTCAATTGGGTTTGAGTCTCGTGTCCAAACGTAAAGGGGAAGCGAGCTTTTACGATATCCAAAAGCACAGTATTCAAACTCGTTCTGGATTTGCCATTGATAATATCTTGGAAGCGCTGAGTTCATTGGCTCGTGAGTGTAATAAGAAGCCAATGGATGAGTTGTTGCTGCAAGCCTTGTTGCAATACGCTAAGTCGATGTTAGATGCGCCTATTGAGACGCAGGCGCACAGCCGAGTGCAAGATCTGTATCAGGGCATTTGTATCTACATCCAAGAGAATTTCCACCGCCCAATCACACGTGACAGTATTGCGTCGAGGTTCAGCATCTCTTCTAACCATTTGTCGCGTTTGTTCCGTCAGCAAGGTCACATGACGTTAGCCGATTACATTACGTGGGTACGGGTAGACCGAGCGAAGTTTATGCTCAAGAAATACAACTTTAAGTTGAATGAGGTATCGGTGCGCTGTGGATTCAAAGATGTGAACTACTTCTGTCGAGTCTTTAAGAACCGAACGGGCAGAACGCCGACGGAATATCGCGGTTCAATCTAG
- a CDS encoding PTS fructose transporter subunit IIABC, translating to MITKLINEDLIKLDLQATSKEDVFKELVAVLHAQGRISDQEQFLADIKAREELGNTGFEDGVAIPHAKSAAVLEPAVVIGVSKSGIEYGAEDGLPSKLFFMIASPDGGDNHHIEVLAELSSKLIEDGFIDAFLGTANSQDALALLLAKEEPQAVADAPANQGFIIGVTGCPAGVAHTYLAAEALEKGAAAMGYEIKVETNGSIGVKNSPTAEEIERADAIIVACDKQVDMNRFAGKRVVKTNVKAPIRDAQGLINEALSAPEYQAEASSNAQASVANKASQARSDLYRYLMNGVSHMIPFVVTGGLLIALALAVGGQPSEAGMAIPEGSMWNQILNVGVVAFTLMIPILAGYIAYAIADRPALAPGLIGGWIANNGSFYGADAGTGFIGAIIAGLLVGYFVKWITSINYHKFIQPLVPIMIAPITGSLFIAGLFIFVIGAPIASLMDGLTALLTSMSTGNIVLLGIVLGGMAGFDMGGPFNKVAFLFSVGMIASGQTQFMGAMACAIPVAPLGMALATALGRKFDLFEESETEAGKAAGAMGLVGISEGAIPFAAQDPMSVIPANVLGSMVAAVMAFSFGITNSVAHGGPVVALLGAMNHPVLALICMAAGAVVTAVTCVTLKKVRKAKMMQAAA from the coding sequence ATGATCACCAAACTAATAAATGAAGACTTGATTAAGCTTGATCTTCAAGCGACTTCAAAAGAAGACGTATTTAAAGAACTGGTTGCAGTTCTACACGCCCAAGGTCGTATTTCAGACCAAGAGCAATTTCTTGCAGATATAAAAGCACGTGAAGAATTAGGTAACACCGGATTTGAGGATGGCGTTGCTATCCCACACGCGAAAAGTGCCGCGGTTCTTGAACCAGCGGTTGTGATCGGCGTAAGCAAATCAGGTATCGAATACGGCGCAGAAGACGGTTTGCCTTCAAAACTGTTCTTCATGATCGCTTCTCCAGACGGTGGCGATAACCACCATATCGAAGTACTTGCAGAGCTGTCTTCAAAACTGATTGAAGATGGTTTCATTGATGCATTCTTAGGTACAGCAAACAGCCAAGACGCACTGGCACTCCTACTTGCTAAAGAAGAGCCGCAAGCAGTGGCAGACGCACCAGCAAACCAAGGTTTCATCATTGGTGTTACTGGTTGTCCTGCGGGCGTTGCGCACACTTACCTAGCGGCAGAAGCGCTAGAGAAAGGTGCAGCAGCGATGGGTTACGAAATCAAGGTTGAAACCAACGGTTCAATCGGTGTGAAAAACAGCCCAACCGCAGAAGAAATCGAACGTGCAGACGCAATCATCGTAGCGTGTGACAAACAAGTCGACATGAACCGCTTTGCGGGCAAACGCGTGGTTAAAACCAACGTAAAAGCCCCTATCCGCGATGCTCAAGGTCTGATTAACGAAGCGTTAAGCGCTCCAGAATACCAAGCAGAAGCAAGCAGCAATGCACAAGCGTCTGTGGCAAACAAAGCCTCTCAGGCTCGATCTGACCTCTACCGCTACTTGATGAATGGCGTATCACACATGATCCCATTCGTTGTAACGGGTGGTCTGTTGATTGCACTTGCTCTTGCCGTCGGTGGTCAGCCAAGTGAAGCTGGCATGGCAATTCCTGAAGGCAGCATGTGGAACCAAATCCTCAACGTCGGTGTGGTTGCCTTTACGCTGATGATCCCAATCCTAGCCGGTTACATTGCTTACGCGATTGCTGACCGTCCTGCTCTAGCTCCTGGCTTGATCGGTGGTTGGATTGCAAACAACGGTTCTTTCTACGGCGCAGACGCAGGTACAGGCTTTATCGGTGCCATCATCGCTGGTCTGCTTGTGGGTTACTTCGTGAAGTGGATTACGTCGATTAACTACCACAAATTCATTCAACCTTTAGTGCCAATCATGATTGCGCCAATCACAGGCTCGCTATTCATCGCTGGTCTTTTCATCTTCGTTATCGGCGCGCCAATCGCAAGCCTAATGGACGGTCTGACTGCGCTACTAACAAGCATGAGTACAGGTAACATCGTTCTACTAGGCATCGTACTTGGTGGTATGGCTGGCTTCGATATGGGTGGTCCATTCAACAAGGTCGCGTTCCTATTCTCTGTGGGCATGATTGCGAGCGGTCAAACTCAATTTATGGGTGCGATGGCGTGTGCAATCCCTGTTGCACCTCTAGGCATGGCACTGGCAACGGCGCTTGGTCGTAAGTTCGACCTGTTCGAAGAATCAGAAACCGAAGCGGGCAAAGCAGCTGGTGCAATGGGTCTGGTTGGTATCTCTGAGGGTGCGATTCCGTTCGCAGCGCAAGATCCAATGTCAGTGATTCCTGCAAACGTACTTGGCTCAATGGTAGCGGCAGTAATGGCGTTCTCATTCGGCATTACCAACAGTGTTGCTCACGGCGGTCCAGTTGTGGCTCTACTTGGCGCGATGAACCACCCAGTACTTGCTCTGATTTGTATGGCAGCTGGCGCAGTAGTTACCGCAGTAACGTGTGTAACTCTGAAGAAAGTTCGCAAAGCAAAAATGATGCAAGCAGCCGCTTAA
- the manA gene encoding mannose-6-phosphate isomerase, class I: MSDLTMSDTQTIQTQAKHPMFFLMNNVIQNYAWGSTTSVNQLFGIENPTGEPQAEVWMGAHPNGCSLVMVNGEETKLSSLIAQDMNAFLSEEVTNRFGELPYLFKVLAAEKALSIQVHPNKQQAELGFALEEKQGIPLTAANRNYKDPNHKPELVYALTEYQAMNGFRPTSEIISFFSELAIPELQGLVGDLIANQTPTGLATFFSGLLSLEGEQKEMALTVLLAQARITDLPLFNLILELEKQYPGDIGLFAPLMLNVITLQPGDAMFLDAETPHAYLKGTGLEIMANSDNVLRAGLTPKYMDVKELVACTRFNEKPFDSLLLAPNEIDDMLEYPIPVDDFKFAIVKQAHQRTLEVQTAEILMPLDTKLVLTHANGETCVIEKGQSVFIPAYAKQVTLDCEGRVARAYS; encoded by the coding sequence ATGTCTGATTTAACGATGTCCGATACACAAACGATTCAAACTCAAGCTAAGCATCCGATGTTTTTCCTGATGAACAACGTGATTCAAAACTACGCTTGGGGCAGTACTACTTCTGTTAACCAACTGTTTGGCATTGAAAACCCAACGGGCGAACCACAAGCAGAAGTATGGATGGGCGCGCATCCAAACGGTTGCTCATTGGTGATGGTAAACGGTGAGGAGACCAAACTCTCTTCACTGATTGCTCAAGACATGAATGCCTTTCTGAGTGAAGAAGTCACAAACCGTTTTGGTGAACTTCCATACCTGTTTAAAGTGCTTGCCGCTGAGAAAGCACTGTCGATTCAGGTTCACCCAAACAAACAACAAGCAGAATTAGGCTTTGCACTGGAAGAAAAACAAGGCATTCCCCTAACCGCTGCAAACCGTAACTACAAAGATCCAAACCACAAACCTGAGTTGGTTTACGCGCTAACCGAATACCAAGCGATGAATGGCTTCCGCCCAACAAGTGAAATCATCAGCTTCTTCTCTGAGCTGGCGATTCCTGAGCTGCAAGGCTTGGTGGGTGACCTTATCGCAAACCAAACGCCAACTGGCTTGGCGACCTTCTTCTCGGGTCTACTGTCACTAGAGGGCGAACAGAAAGAGATGGCGTTGACGGTGCTATTGGCTCAAGCTCGCATCACCGACTTACCTCTGTTCAACCTCATTCTTGAACTAGAGAAGCAATACCCTGGCGATATTGGTTTATTTGCACCACTGATGCTCAATGTCATTACCCTACAACCGGGCGATGCCATGTTCTTAGATGCAGAAACGCCACACGCTTACTTGAAAGGTACAGGTCTTGAGATCATGGCGAACTCAGACAACGTACTGCGCGCGGGTCTGACACCAAAATACATGGACGTGAAAGAACTCGTTGCGTGTACACGCTTCAACGAGAAGCCATTCGACAGCTTATTGCTCGCACCAAACGAAATCGACGATATGTTGGAATACCCAATTCCTGTGGACGATTTCAAATTCGCCATCGTTAAGCAAGCTCACCAACGCACTCTAGAAGTTCAAACCGCTGAGATCCTTATGCCTCTGGACACCAAACTTGTGCTAACTCACGCAAACGGCGAAACATGCGTAATTGAAAAAGGACAATCTGTTTTCATTCCGGCTTACGCAAAACAGGTTACTTTGGATTGTGAAGGTCGTGTCGCACGCGCTTACAGTTAA